The following proteins are encoded in a genomic region of Cyclonatronum proteinivorum:
- a CDS encoding nucleotidyl transferase AbiEii/AbiGii toxin family protein: MDIRSSAYFKQVDLLLTVLPIVSRTEDFALKGGTAINLFVQDFPRLSVDIDLTYLPIQDRLTTLTKIDLHLKEIGSRCKKFIAGAEINYKTKGSLSYGLIINCGQIVVKIEPNLTIRGSVYPPVKLPLAKKVEEMFGKTMEVRTLSVEDLYAGKLCAALDRQHPRDLFDVHHLYKNAGITDKVRQAFIVYLLSHNRPIAELLDPKLKDDLEETFHESFEGMAFEPVKLDDLVESWKMVVQKLNQDFTEGEREFILSFKQGFPKWHLFPHSEIQSLPGIRWKMANLEKMNPKKHKAACEKLQQILWRDWG; this comes from the coding sequence ATGGACATAAGAAGCAGTGCTTACTTTAAACAGGTTGACCTGCTATTAACTGTTTTGCCAATTGTTTCCCGCACAGAGGATTTTGCACTCAAAGGGGGAACTGCAATTAATCTGTTTGTTCAGGACTTTCCACGGCTATCGGTTGACATTGATCTGACGTACCTCCCGATACAAGACAGGCTGACAACCCTAACAAAAATCGACCTTCACCTCAAAGAGATTGGGAGCAGGTGCAAAAAATTTATAGCGGGGGCGGAAATCAATTACAAAACAAAGGGAAGTCTGTCGTATGGACTGATTATCAATTGCGGGCAAATCGTCGTCAAAATTGAGCCTAATTTAACCATTCGTGGCTCGGTCTATCCGCCGGTAAAACTTCCTTTGGCAAAAAAAGTGGAAGAAATGTTTGGAAAAACAATGGAGGTCAGAACATTATCGGTTGAGGATCTTTATGCTGGAAAACTTTGTGCCGCCTTAGACAGGCAGCATCCCAGGGATCTTTTCGATGTGCATCATCTGTATAAAAATGCAGGAATCACAGACAAAGTGCGTCAGGCATTCATTGTATATCTGTTAAGTCATAACCGCCCAATTGCCGAATTGCTTGATCCCAAACTAAAAGATGATCTTGAAGAAACCTTTCACGAATCCTTTGAAGGTATGGCGTTTGAGCCGGTTAAGCTGGATGATTTGGTTGAATCCTGGAAAATGGTTGTGCAAAAACTGAATCAGGACTTTACGGAAGGTGAGCGGGAATTCATACTAAGTTTTAAGCAGGGATTCCCGAAGTGGCATTTGTTTCCTCATAGCGAAATACAGTCCTTACCGGGCATCCGCTGGAAAATGGCAAATCTGGAAAAAATGAATCCCAAAAAACACAAAGCAGCTTGTGAGAAACTGCAGCAAATACTTTGGCGCGATTGGGGATAA
- a CDS encoding type IV toxin-antitoxin system AbiEi family antitoxin yields the protein MAPNQRNTKLNKLLSGWKEGMIYTSPWLSANGYTPDMLFGYKKSNWVKSIGTGAFMKTQDEPLWEGAVHALQHQLGYAIHVGGETALELHGVRQNISPRLNQCHLYTPSKRKLPAWFTSYDWQVDIKLHISTLFKGKKLGVQAIETASGIPVLMSEPERAIMELLSHVNSKPKFIKAWELTEGMMTLRPALVQRLLTDCTSVKVKRLFLFMAETHGLPWYDKLKVSEIDLGSGKRTIVKNGKLNSTFEITVPKEVPEVSWT from the coding sequence ATGGCACCAAATCAAAGAAACACGAAACTCAACAAACTGCTTTCAGGGTGGAAAGAGGGTATGATATATACGTCGCCCTGGCTTTCGGCCAACGGGTACACCCCGGATATGCTCTTTGGCTACAAAAAAAGCAACTGGGTTAAGTCAATCGGAACCGGGGCCTTTATGAAAACACAGGATGAGCCCTTATGGGAGGGCGCGGTGCATGCCCTGCAACATCAGCTTGGATACGCCATACATGTAGGCGGAGAGACCGCATTGGAGCTGCATGGGGTTCGTCAAAATATAAGTCCGCGTTTGAATCAGTGTCATTTATACACCCCCTCAAAGAGAAAGCTTCCCGCCTGGTTTACTTCTTATGACTGGCAGGTCGATATAAAACTGCATATATCAACATTGTTTAAAGGCAAAAAATTAGGGGTTCAAGCAATAGAAACAGCAAGCGGCATACCGGTACTGATGTCAGAGCCCGAGCGTGCCATTATGGAACTGCTTTCTCACGTGAACTCAAAACCCAAATTTATAAAAGCATGGGAGCTGACAGAAGGAATGATGACCCTAAGGCCCGCTTTGGTACAGCGCCTTTTAACAGACTGCACCTCAGTGAAAGTGAAACGTTTATTTCTTTTTATGGCGGAAACGCATGGGTTGCCCTGGTACGACAAGCTCAAAGTTAGTGAAATAGACCTCGGTTCAGGGAAAAGAACAATTGTGAAAAACGGGAAACTAAACAGTACGTTCGAGATAACAGTACCAAAGGAGGTGCCGGAAGTATCATGGACATAA
- a CDS encoding addiction module protein produces the protein MNNKPSIKKLSLPEKIQLMEALWDDLSSTPDYTLPSWHGDELNRRKNAIKKDEVTYSPWEESKGDILRGLKC, from the coding sequence ATGAACAACAAACCCTCCATAAAAAAACTTAGCCTTCCTGAGAAAATACAGCTCATGGAAGCTCTTTGGGACGATTTATCGTCCACGCCGGACTACACCTTGCCTTCATGGCATGGCGATGAACTGAATCGTCGAAAAAATGCGATCAAGAAGGATGAAGTCACCTATTCACCCTGGGAGGAAAGTAAAGGTGATATTTTACGCGGCTTGAAATGCTAA
- a CDS encoding restriction endonuclease subunit S, which produces MKLEDIAEVIEGQSPKSEFYNSEGLGIPFFQGKADFGEKYPSVSTWCIKPTKIAHEGDILFSVRAPVGPTNIANERCCIGRGLAAIRVGAEIDRSYLRYYFSKVEQKISDSGRGSTFNSITQKDLKNLKIPLPSLSEQRAIVAKLDRAQRLIDIDRQMLAKYDALIQSVFLDMFGDPVRNEKGWEVRKLGDVGKVQTGKTPSTKVPEFFIGDIPFVTPSDLGKREISPTRFLSNEGLGYSKSVRKGATMVCCIGATIGKVGIATETSGFNQQINTIEWKRGAVTDEYGYIALKLLENEIKRNAKSTTLPILKKSKFQEILVPVPDIKSQKHFTEIFKKIDSEIKSAEQFMQKSESLFLSLVQQAFSKT; this is translated from the coding sequence GTGAAGCTTGAAGACATAGCTGAAGTTATTGAGGGTCAATCTCCTAAATCAGAGTTTTATAATAGTGAAGGCCTAGGTATACCATTTTTCCAAGGCAAGGCTGACTTTGGAGAAAAATACCCATCTGTTTCTACTTGGTGCATTAAACCTACAAAAATAGCTCATGAAGGTGACATTTTATTTTCAGTTAGGGCACCGGTAGGGCCAACTAACATAGCTAATGAAAGGTGTTGTATAGGTCGTGGTCTTGCAGCGATTAGAGTTGGAGCTGAAATTGATAGAAGCTATTTGAGGTATTACTTTAGTAAAGTTGAGCAAAAGATTTCTGACTCCGGACGTGGATCAACTTTTAATTCAATTACACAGAAAGACTTAAAAAATCTCAAAATCCCCCTCCCCAGCCTGTCCGAGCAGCGCGCCATTGTCGCGAAGCTTGACCGTGCGCAGCGCCTGATTGACATTGACCGTCAAATGCTCGCCAAATACGACGCCCTCATCCAAAGCGTATTTTTGGATATGTTCGGGGACCCGGTACGGAATGAGAAGGGGTGGGAGGTTAGGAAATTGGGGGATGTGGGGAAAGTGCAAACGGGAAAAACACCAAGTACAAAAGTGCCGGAGTTTTTTATAGGTGACATTCCTTTTGTCACTCCTTCAGATCTCGGTAAAAGAGAAATATCCCCAACAAGGTTCTTATCTAATGAAGGTTTGGGATACAGTAAGTCAGTAAGGAAAGGAGCTACAATGGTTTGTTGTATTGGAGCAACAATTGGAAAAGTGGGTATTGCAACTGAAACGAGTGGTTTCAATCAACAAATTAACACAATTGAATGGAAGCGGGGCGCTGTCACCGATGAATATGGGTACATTGCTTTAAAACTGTTGGAAAATGAAATAAAAAGAAATGCCAAATCAACCACTTTACCGATTCTGAAAAAGTCTAAATTCCAAGAAATTTTAGTTCCAGTACCTGACATAAAAAGTCAAAAACATTTTACTGAAATATTCAAAAAAATTGACTCTGAGATAAAATCGGCTGAACAGTTTATGCAAAAGTCTGAAAGCCTTTTTTTATCTCTCGTGCAACAAGCGTTTTCAAAAACCTGA
- a CDS encoding DUF3307 domain-containing protein, translated as MDDLLALSTALLLAHLLTDFVFQPRRMVEAKLARNLRSGWLYLHAVTAGLLAWSLSGLLAGQWTAHELLWVTALTHLLIDAGKIALQKRFKPERETALFFGDQLLHLLVIAGLVIWFAGPEAIQNLWTELPLQDAAVLLLAVIFLLQPCSIIMQKLLALFPSIFNGEPGKLPDELPLAGQWIGYAERLLILIFVLIGQFTAIGFLVAAKSILRFGSEQKQGPKSEYVLLGTLFSFTIALIAALTVRAILPV; from the coding sequence ATGGATGACCTCCTCGCCCTGAGCACCGCCCTGCTGCTCGCGCACCTGCTCACCGACTTCGTGTTTCAGCCGCGCCGCATGGTCGAAGCCAAACTCGCCCGAAACCTCCGCAGCGGCTGGCTCTACCTGCACGCCGTCACAGCCGGACTGCTCGCCTGGAGCCTCTCCGGCCTGCTCGCGGGCCAATGGACGGCGCACGAACTGCTGTGGGTCACCGCCCTCACGCACCTGCTCATTGATGCCGGCAAAATCGCCCTCCAAAAGCGCTTCAAACCCGAACGCGAAACCGCGCTCTTCTTCGGCGATCAGCTCCTGCACCTGCTTGTCATCGCAGGGCTGGTGATTTGGTTCGCAGGCCCCGAAGCGATTCAAAACCTGTGGACAGAACTGCCCCTTCAGGACGCCGCCGTGCTGCTGCTCGCGGTCATCTTCCTGCTTCAGCCGTGCAGCATCATCATGCAAAAACTCCTCGCGCTCTTCCCCTCGATTTTCAATGGCGAACCGGGCAAACTTCCGGATGAGCTCCCCCTCGCCGGTCAGTGGATCGGCTACGCCGAGCGCCTCCTGATCCTCATTTTTGTCCTGATCGGCCAATTCACCGCCATCGGCTTCCTCGTTGCCGCCAAATCCATCCTCCGTTTCGGAAGCGAACAGAAACAGGGCCCGAAATCCGAATACGTACTCCTCGGCACCCTCTTCAGCTTCACCATCGCCCTGATTGCCGCGCTCACAGTCCGCGCTATTCTCCCGGTCTGA
- a CDS encoding ATP-binding cassette domain-containing protein codes for MPDSQPTLKAINLSKRYGQARYIIQDFSYTFPRGTATGLSGPNGSGKTTLLRMLTTAAYPTTGNIFWGDIDIHQQPHRYLSATGFAFDSTELPQFANTDELLEVILRARGLWDDTESPKKISALLELLALDERRKTLIGTYSSGMMQKTLLAAALITEPPLILLDEPFRALDVETRTALTDYLNHRKKNFGDTIIISSHLPEIVERLCDQVLQFPLDSGEAESEAES; via the coding sequence ATGCCTGATTCCCAACCCACCCTCAAAGCCATCAACCTCAGCAAACGCTACGGTCAGGCGCGCTACATCATTCAGGATTTCAGCTACACCTTTCCACGCGGCACCGCAACCGGCCTGAGCGGACCCAACGGCTCCGGCAAAACGACCCTGCTCCGGATGCTCACCACCGCCGCTTACCCGACCACCGGCAACATCTTCTGGGGGGATATCGACATCCATCAGCAGCCGCACCGCTACCTCTCGGCCACCGGCTTCGCCTTCGACAGCACCGAGCTGCCGCAGTTCGCCAACACCGACGAGCTGCTCGAAGTCATCCTCCGCGCGCGCGGCCTCTGGGATGACACCGAAAGCCCGAAAAAAATCTCCGCACTGCTTGAACTCCTCGCCCTCGACGAGCGCCGCAAAACCCTGATCGGCACTTACTCCAGCGGCATGATGCAAAAAACCCTGCTCGCTGCCGCCCTCATCACCGAGCCGCCCCTTATTCTGCTCGACGAGCCCTTCCGCGCCCTCGACGTCGAAACCCGCACCGCCCTCACCGACTACCTCAACCACCGCAAAAAAAACTTCGGCGATACCATTATCATCTCCTCCCACCTCCCTGAAATCGTCGAACGCCTCTGCGATCAGGTCCTGCAATTCCCGCTTGATTCAGGTGAAGCGGAAAGCGAAGCTGAATCCTAA
- a CDS encoding 4-phosphoerythronate dehydrogenase, translating to MITLLCENHIPWLKHLLPHPEVQVLSFWDDVSLHEQLPQADALLIRTVTRINPVTFPQFPARLKAVATATAGFDHVDQNWLALNGIRFFYAPGCNARSVGEYVGSCVVAHFGSEPQILTKLTASIIGCGQTGSHTTVILEQMGVRCMGYDPPKAAREPDFKTADFEALLEADLISLHVPLTPVLPHPTQNLLGADFWERRKKPLRLLINAARGGVLDETAARNALKSGLLQTLILDVWENEPQLSPESLHTATIATPHIAGYSQQAKYNASRIICEALSHYLDFPFNPQPPAFAVPEPVDASAGLQDVLHSLHPAFSLDPKLRANPAPASFATLRNEAAQRCEFRFIGLQKLPEPEHPTAKALGFILQP from the coding sequence TTGATTACGCTGCTTTGTGAAAATCACATTCCCTGGCTCAAGCACCTGCTTCCGCATCCGGAGGTTCAGGTGCTTTCTTTTTGGGATGATGTTTCCCTGCACGAACAGCTGCCCCAAGCCGACGCCCTGCTGATCCGCACCGTTACCCGCATCAATCCCGTAACCTTCCCGCAGTTCCCGGCCCGCCTAAAAGCCGTCGCAACTGCCACAGCCGGCTTCGACCATGTGGACCAAAACTGGCTTGCCCTAAACGGCATTCGTTTTTTTTATGCGCCCGGTTGCAACGCGCGTTCGGTCGGAGAGTATGTCGGCAGCTGCGTAGTCGCACATTTTGGGAGTGAACCCCAAATACTAACCAAACTCACCGCAAGCATCATTGGCTGCGGACAAACCGGTTCGCACACGACGGTCATTCTTGAGCAAATGGGCGTGCGCTGCATGGGCTACGATCCGCCGAAAGCCGCTCGCGAACCGGATTTTAAAACCGCTGATTTTGAGGCCCTGCTCGAAGCCGACCTCATCAGCCTGCATGTGCCGCTCACCCCGGTTCTCCCGCACCCGACGCAAAACCTGCTCGGCGCCGATTTTTGGGAGCGCCGCAAAAAACCGCTCCGGCTGCTCATCAATGCCGCGCGGGGCGGTGTACTGGATGAAACCGCCGCCCGAAACGCCCTGAAATCCGGCCTGCTCCAAACCCTGATCCTCGACGTCTGGGAAAATGAGCCACAGCTTTCGCCCGAAAGCCTGCACACCGCAACCATCGCGACCCCGCACATTGCAGGCTACAGTCAGCAGGCCAAATACAACGCGAGCCGTATCATTTGCGAAGCCCTTTCCCACTACTTAGATTTCCCCTTCAACCCACAGCCGCCCGCCTTCGCCGTACCTGAACCCGTTGATGCTTCTGCCGGACTTCAGGATGTGCTGCATAGCCTCCATCCCGCCTTTTCGCTTGACCCCAAGCTGCGCGCAAATCCTGCACCGGCCAGCTTTGCAACCCTGCGCAACGAGGCCGCCCAACGCTGTGAATTCCGCTTCATCGGCCTCCAAAAACTGCCCGAACCCGAACATCCGACGGCCAAAGCCCTCGGATTTATCCTTCAACCGTGA
- a CDS encoding thymidine phosphorylase, which translates to MTSFNTVSLIRRKRDGGHLTKDEIHYLIDAYTRDELPDYQMSAFLMAVFLKGMNDEEAAAIAYAMLHSGKVMDLSEVPGIKVDKHSTGGVGDKLSLILAPIVAAAGVPVPMISGRGLGHTGGTLDKLESIPGFDVNLDLVRYVEVIQKHKVVFIGQTEDIAPADKRLYALRDVTATVECIPLIASSIMSKKLAEGIDALVLDVKYGSGAFIKDMEQATVLARRLVDIGTEFGKNTVAYLTNMDQPLGYKIGNWFEVEESIECLRGKWPDDVREITLLLSGAMIWLGGKAGSLDQGISVAIQHVNDGSALQKLREIVEEQGGDVAMIDHPGNYPKASDTALFIAEADGFVTGIDAYNIGMASLELGAGRREKTQPIDPTAGIVLHKKLGDEVKKGETIAELFTNKPDMLPVARQLMNSAYTFGAKATEAGSLISRVVDSGGSHPFRYEEVPALK; encoded by the coding sequence ATGACTTCCTTTAATACGGTTTCCCTGATCCGCCGCAAACGGGACGGCGGCCATCTCACCAAAGATGAAATTCACTACCTGATTGATGCCTACACCCGCGACGAACTGCCTGACTATCAGATGAGCGCTTTTCTGATGGCCGTTTTTCTGAAAGGGATGAATGATGAGGAAGCCGCGGCTATTGCCTATGCCATGCTGCACTCCGGGAAAGTGATGGATCTCAGCGAGGTGCCTGGAATCAAAGTGGACAAGCATTCGACCGGCGGTGTAGGCGATAAACTATCCCTTATTCTGGCGCCGATCGTGGCCGCTGCCGGCGTGCCGGTGCCCATGATTTCCGGTCGCGGGCTGGGACATACGGGAGGCACTCTCGACAAGCTGGAGTCTATCCCCGGTTTTGATGTGAACCTTGATCTCGTGCGCTATGTGGAGGTTATCCAAAAACATAAAGTCGTATTTATCGGTCAGACCGAGGACATCGCCCCGGCTGACAAGCGCCTCTACGCTTTGCGGGATGTGACCGCGACCGTGGAGTGCATCCCCCTGATTGCGAGCAGTATTATGAGCAAGAAGCTTGCCGAGGGTATTGATGCGCTCGTGCTCGACGTGAAATACGGCTCCGGAGCCTTCATCAAAGATATGGAGCAGGCAACCGTTCTCGCCCGGCGTCTTGTTGATATTGGTACCGAATTTGGCAAAAACACTGTCGCCTATCTCACGAACATGGATCAGCCGCTGGGCTACAAAATCGGCAACTGGTTCGAGGTCGAGGAAAGCATCGAATGTCTGCGCGGCAAATGGCCCGATGATGTCCGCGAAATTACCCTGCTGCTTTCCGGTGCGATGATCTGGTTAGGCGGAAAGGCCGGCTCCCTTGATCAGGGCATTTCCGTTGCGATTCAGCATGTGAACGACGGCAGCGCTCTTCAAAAACTGCGTGAAATCGTAGAAGAGCAGGGCGGGGATGTAGCCATGATTGATCATCCTGGAAACTATCCCAAAGCATCCGATACGGCGCTGTTCATCGCTGAGGCGGACGGGTTTGTAACGGGCATCGATGCGTACAATATTGGCATGGCGTCCCTCGAACTCGGCGCTGGGCGTCGTGAAAAGACGCAGCCGATCGACCCGACAGCCGGCATCGTGCTGCACAAAAAACTTGGTGATGAAGTGAAGAAGGGTGAAACAATCGCTGAACTGTTCACGAATAAGCCCGATATGTTGCCTGTTGCACGTCAGTTAATGAACAGTGCGTATACGTTCGGAGCAAAGGCGACAGAGGCAGGTTCTTTGATCTCTCGTGTAGTAGATTCCGGCGGATCGCATCCGTTCCGTTATGAAGAAGTACCTGCACTGAAATAG
- a CDS encoding PspA/IM30 family protein encodes MWNRFVRAIKSMFGGVVSSMEDPKLILEQNIRELNDQVPKMNENIATVKANLVMIRKERQKYEKLEAELVNKIKAAINANRDDIAENYAMQLEKARENVVSTAEQEKFAEQAYEKSLQVKRAFMREKDRKIREAREALQAHERAKWQSKIADTLEQFEVTGLDSTHKEMVSRLNEKTAMSEARMEIALDSVDTKTLEIEIDAEKMRASDLVSQFKREMGKSSVEAKPVADETNRKIDISLESDTPAPTEKDKAKTIGRQKG; translated from the coding sequence ATGTGGAACAGATTTGTCAGAGCGATTAAGTCCATGTTTGGTGGCGTGGTGTCGAGTATGGAAGACCCCAAGCTGATCCTGGAGCAAAATATCAGGGAACTGAATGATCAGGTTCCCAAAATGAATGAGAATATTGCAACAGTAAAAGCCAATCTCGTGATGATTCGCAAAGAGCGGCAGAAGTACGAGAAACTGGAAGCTGAGCTTGTGAACAAAATCAAGGCTGCGATCAACGCCAACCGCGATGACATTGCAGAGAACTACGCCATGCAGCTCGAAAAGGCACGGGAGAACGTAGTATCCACTGCTGAACAGGAAAAATTTGCCGAACAGGCTTATGAAAAATCGCTTCAGGTGAAGCGGGCTTTTATGCGCGAAAAAGACCGCAAGATTCGTGAAGCCCGTGAAGCCCTTCAGGCACATGAACGGGCTAAGTGGCAGTCCAAAATTGCAGATACGCTGGAACAGTTTGAGGTAACGGGACTGGATTCAACCCATAAAGAAATGGTAAGCCGCCTCAACGAAAAAACGGCCATGAGCGAAGCCCGTATGGAAATTGCCCTTGACAGTGTAGATACCAAAACGCTCGAAATTGAAATCGACGCTGAAAAAATGCGTGCATCAGACCTCGTATCGCAGTTCAAGCGGGAAATGGGCAAGTCATCGGTAGAAGCAAAACCGGTAGCTGATGAAACTAACCGGAAAATTGACATCAGTCTGGAATCAGATACCCCTGCGCCAACAGAAAAAGATAAGGCCAAGACCATCGGGCGTCAGAAAGGGTAG
- a CDS encoding enoyl-CoA hydratase/isomerase family protein: MSIPKFNTLLLEVTDHICTLTINRPDKLNALNNQVLDELAEAVDFIEGNDDIRAVIITGSGEKAFVAGADIAELSTLDEESGTEAAEKGQNLFSDIESLSKPVIAVVNGYALGGGTELALSCHIRLATQNAVFGLPEVSLGLIPGYGGTQRLPKLIGRGRALELILTGRMVKAEEAGSLGIANYVLPGKDEALTKAQELIGMMTKHAPIALSGAISAIVASQDYEAEDGYVIESNIFGDLCGTEDFKEGTGAFLEKRKPKFTGN; the protein is encoded by the coding sequence ATGTCCATACCTAAATTTAACACGCTACTCCTTGAGGTAACAGATCATATCTGCACCCTTACCATAAACCGCCCGGACAAGCTCAATGCTCTTAACAATCAGGTCCTTGACGAGCTTGCTGAAGCCGTTGATTTTATTGAAGGAAATGATGACATTCGTGCCGTAATCATCACCGGTTCCGGGGAAAAAGCTTTTGTTGCCGGTGCTGATATTGCCGAACTCTCAACCCTGGATGAAGAGAGCGGTACGGAAGCTGCTGAAAAGGGGCAGAATCTCTTTTCTGATATCGAAAGCCTTTCCAAGCCGGTGATTGCTGTCGTGAACGGCTATGCCTTGGGCGGCGGCACCGAGCTCGCGCTATCCTGTCACATCCGGCTCGCCACACAAAACGCTGTGTTTGGTTTACCGGAAGTCAGCCTGGGCCTGATTCCGGGTTATGGCGGCACGCAGCGCCTGCCAAAGCTCATCGGCAGAGGTCGTGCACTTGAGCTTATTCTCACCGGACGCATGGTCAAAGCCGAAGAGGCTGGTTCTCTCGGAATCGCAAATTACGTGCTGCCGGGTAAAGACGAAGCACTCACCAAAGCACAGGAACTGATCGGCATGATGACCAAACATGCGCCTATTGCTCTTTCAGGCGCGATATCTGCGATTGTTGCTTCACAGGATTACGAAGCCGAAGACGGCTACGTGATTGAATCCAATATTTTTGGAGATTTGTGCGGAACAGAAGATTTTAAAGAGGGTACGGGTGCTTTTCTCGAAAAGCGAAAACCCAAATTCACCGGTAACTAA
- a CDS encoding hemolysin family protein — protein MNELLIILGVLGLSGFFSGSEIGYVAANRLRLEIKSRENTLSAQYVSYFVKNPESFLSTTLLGNNVVNVAYATLMTIFLLSPISETWNYVFGNSPSELSLLITQTIIASGVILVVGEVIPKSIFRVHADRLIPIVMVPIGITNLLLRPLIYVANGIALRIVRFVNPEADSVEDFFKREDIETIFRDIASNQQSDMDEDDSEILTNVLELSTMRVKESMIPRTEIVAVEKHSSLEDLLTTFITSGYSKIPVYEGSIDNITGVILAYDLFKQPADISEIIRPVKYVPSSRKATSLLSDFRRENISLAVVLDEYGGTAGLVTSEDLIEEVVGDIQDEYDTEEVIMKRLPSNRYVFSGSLEIEDIEENFPEIGLKDDEIEFETIAGFIINEVGRIPKVGEEIRIGRLKFSIVKASHSRIEVVKCELTG, from the coding sequence ATGAATGAGCTGCTCATCATACTTGGCGTTTTAGGGCTGAGCGGCTTTTTTTCCGGTTCAGAAATCGGATACGTTGCCGCAAACCGTCTGCGGCTTGAAATCAAATCGCGTGAAAATACGCTTAGTGCGCAGTACGTCTCTTATTTTGTGAAAAACCCCGAGAGTTTTCTCTCAACGACCCTGCTGGGCAACAATGTCGTAAATGTGGCCTATGCCACGCTCATGACGATATTTCTGCTCAGCCCCATTTCCGAGACCTGGAATTATGTTTTCGGAAACAGTCCTTCTGAACTGAGTCTGCTCATTACGCAGACCATCATTGCTTCGGGCGTTATTTTGGTCGTAGGGGAGGTCATCCCGAAGAGTATCTTTCGCGTACATGCCGACCGGCTCATTCCCATTGTGATGGTGCCCATCGGCATTACAAATCTGCTGCTGCGCCCGCTCATTTACGTTGCTAACGGCATCGCCCTGCGCATTGTGCGTTTCGTAAATCCTGAAGCTGACTCCGTTGAGGATTTCTTCAAGCGCGAAGATATTGAAACCATTTTCCGGGATATTGCTTCAAATCAGCAAAGCGATATGGATGAAGATGATTCCGAAATTCTCACCAATGTGCTCGAACTTTCGACCATGCGGGTGAAGGAAAGCATGATTCCCCGCACCGAAATTGTCGCCGTTGAAAAGCACAGCTCGCTCGAAGATTTGCTGACAACCTTTATAACGAGCGGATACTCTAAAATCCCGGTTTATGAAGGCAGCATTGATAACATCACCGGTGTGATTCTCGCCTACGATTTATTCAAGCAACCTGCTGATATTTCTGAAATTATTCGTCCGGTCAAATACGTGCCTTCATCCCGAAAAGCGACGAGCCTGCTCAGTGATTTCCGAAGGGAAAACATTTCGCTCGCCGTTGTTTTGGACGAGTACGGCGGCACGGCAGGTCTTGTAACAAGCGAAGATCTTATCGAAGAAGTGGTCGGCGATATTCAGGATGAATACGACACTGAGGAAGTCATCATGAAGCGGCTGCCGAGCAACCGCTACGTCTTTTCGGGCAGTCTCGAGATTGAAGACATCGAAGAAAACTTTCCTGAAATTGGCCTTAAAGATGACGAAATCGAGTTTGAAACCATAGCCGGTTTCATCATCAACGAAGTCGGGCGCATTCCGAAAGTGGGGGAAGAAATCCGGATCGGGCGGCTGAAGTTTTCCATCGTGAAAGCAAGTCACTCACGGATTGAAGTCGTGAAGTGTGAACTGACCGGCTGA